In Bdellovibrionota bacterium, the following are encoded in one genomic region:
- a CDS encoding 2-oxoacid:acceptor oxidoreductase family protein, with protein MQIEVTFAGFGGQGVLAIGQILALAGMEDGKHVIWLPSYGPEMRGGTAYCSVVIADHPIGSPIISQPSCVAVMNRPSFDKFVPHIKPNGLLIVNSSLIDIRSDRADIDQVYIPANDLAVKAGNAKAANMPILGAFAARNGAIEPKLIREAVEHKLGGKKDLLAINLQLFDQGFEAAAHASARAAVS; from the coding sequence ATGCAAATTGAAGTCACGTTCGCCGGATTCGGAGGACAGGGAGTTCTGGCGATCGGACAAATTCTCGCTCTGGCCGGCATGGAAGACGGAAAACATGTGATCTGGCTCCCGTCTTACGGCCCTGAAATGCGCGGCGGAACCGCTTATTGTTCCGTCGTAATCGCCGATCACCCGATCGGAAGTCCGATCATCAGTCAGCCGAGCTGCGTCGCTGTAATGAACCGGCCGTCTTTTGACAAATTCGTCCCCCATATCAAACCGAACGGCCTGCTTATCGTGAATTCCAGTTTGATCGACATTCGAAGCGACCGAGCCGACATCGATCAAGTGTACATTCCGGCGAACGATCTGGCGGTGAAGGCGGGGAACGCCAAGGCGGCCAACATGCCGATCTTGGGAGCGTTCGCGGCTCGCAACGGTGCTATCGAACCGAAGCTGATACGCGAAGCCGTGGAGCACAAACTGGGCGGTAAGAAAGATTTGCTCGCGATTAATCTTCAGCTGTTTGATCAGGGATTTGAAGCCGCCGCTCATGCGTCGGCGCGCGCCGCTGTTTCCTGA